A region of Ictalurus furcatus strain D&B chromosome 1, Billie_1.0, whole genome shotgun sequence DNA encodes the following proteins:
- the cbx3b gene encoding chromobox protein homolog 3b isoform X1, translating into MRKKQNVKNRKAEETTVVQEFAVEKIIRRRVNDGKVEYYLKWKGFTDAENTWEPEDNLDCPELIEEFLRNLAVSGETERKDNLPLDPVIQPKEEQTELDANIQHRQQSEKEQTVCETGESTDHNTETTNDQPLIQEPECIIGSTDRQGELMFLIKWKDTDDVALLSAREASVRWPKMVIGFYEDKLSYHEEEEQ; encoded by the exons ATGAGGAAAAAGCAGAATGTGAAAAACAGGAAGGCAGAAGAGACTACAGTTGTGCAGGAGTTTGCTGTGGAAAAAATAATTCGTCGAAGAGTCAACGATGGAAAAGTGGAATACTATCTAAAGTGGAAAGGCTTCACAGA TGCTGAAAACACTTGGGAACCAGAGGACAATCTGGACTGTCCAGAGCTGATTGAAGAGTTTCTCAGAAACTTGGCTGTCTCaggtgagacagaaagaaaggacaaTCTCCCTCTGGATCCCGTTATTCAACCCAAAGAAGAACAAACAGAGCTGGATGCTAACATA CAGCATCGGCAACAGTCTGAGAAAGAGCAGACAGTATGTGAGACTGGAGAATCTACAGATCACAACACTGAGACCACCAACGACCAACCTCTTATCCAAGAACCAGAATGCATCATTGGCTCCACCGACCGACAAGGAGAGCTCATGTTCCTCATCAAATG GAAAGACACAGATGATGTGGCACTACTGTCAGCCAGGGAGGCCAGTGTAAGATGGCCCAAGATGGTTATCGGTTTCTATGAGGATAAGCTTAGCTACCACGAGGAAGAGGAACAGTGA
- the skap2 gene encoding src kinase-associated phosphoprotein 2 isoform X1, with protein MKAIPEDLTTLVSDLEAFLTEVLKGENLSKKAKEKRDTFIKRIKDVKASYPQDFKEKRDEEWDEVEEADSNNDGSSLHSERMDRDEEPAYDGVQQAPPVAAQDLQAVFKSGYLEKRRKDHSFFGTEWQKRWCALSNHTFYYYGSEKDKQQKGEFNISGYAVKINNSLRKDSKKDCCFEISAPDKRVYQFCASSQKEAEEWVEQISFVIKDMEGIIPLEEEQDTYDDCVPLSAASIPAPMPAPIDDDIYEELPEEEMPHTNKPAPEPVSKPPVALPVTAVNKSTDYQNYFQGLWDCNGDQPDELSFKRGDAIYILSKEYDTFGWWVGEMKGVIGIVPKSYLTELYIL; from the exons ATGAAGGCCATTCCGGAGGATTTAACCACGCTCGTCTCAG ATTTGGAGGCATTTCTGACAGAGGTTCTGAAAGGAGAAAATCTGAGCAAGAAGGCGAAGGAGAAAAGAGATACTTTTATAAAGAGGATAAAGGATGTCAAAGCCAG ttacCCTCAGGATTTCAAGGAAAAAC GAGATGAAGAGTGGGATGAGGTTGAGGAAGCAGACAGCAACAATGACGGCAGTTCGCTGCACTCTGAGCGCATGGATAGGGACGAGGAGCCGGCATACGATG GAGTTCAGCAGGCTCCTCCAGTAGCAGCTCAAGATCTTCAAGCTGTGTTCAAGAGTGGTTACCTGGAAAAACGGAGAAAAG ATCACAGCTTCTTTGGCACAGAGTGGCAAAAGAGATGGTGCGCTCTGAGCAACCACACATTCTATTATTATGGCAGTGAGAAAG ATAAACAGCAAAAGGGAGAGTTTAATATCAGTGGTTATGCTGTCAAAATTAACAACAGTTTGCGCAAAGATTCCAAGAAAGACTGCTGCTTTGAAATATCTGCTCCCGACAAACGTGTTTACCAG ttCTGTGCCTCCTCACAGAAAGAGGCAGAGGAATGGGTAGAGCAGATTAGCTTTGTGATAAAag ACATGGAAGGAATCATTCCtttggaggaggagcaggacaCCTACGATGACTGCGTACCTTTGAGTGCAGCATCCATACCTGCACCCATGCCTGCACCCATTGATGACGATATCTATGAGGAGCTTCCTG AGGAGGAGATGCCTCACACTAATAAACCAGCACCAGAACCGGTCAGCAAACCCCCTGTAGCACTTCCAGTGACAG cAGTAAATAAGAGCACAGACTACCAGAACTACTTCCAGGGTTTGTGGGACTGCAATGGAGACCAACCTGATGAACTGTCCTTCAAGAGAGGAGATGCCATCTACATCCTCAGCAAG GAGTATGATACTTTTGGCTGGTGGGTTGGGGAGATGAAAGGTGTCATTGGCATAGTGCCAAAAAGCTACTTGACAGAACTTTACATTCTGTAA
- the skap2 gene encoding src kinase-associated phosphoprotein 2 isoform X2: MKAIPEDLTTLVSDLEAFLTEVLKGENLSKKAKEKRDTFIKRIKDVKASYPQDFKEKRDEEWDEVEEADSNNDGSSLHSERMDRDEEPAYDGVQQAPPVAAQDLQAVFKSGYLEKRRKDHSFFGTEWQKRWCALSNHTFYYYGSEKDKQQKGEFNISGYAVKINNSLRKDSKKDCCFEISAPDKRVYQFCASSQKEAEEWVEQISFVIKDMEGIIPLEEEQDTYDDCVPLSAASIPAPMPAPIDDDIYEELPEEEMPHTNKPAPEPVSKPPVALPVTAVNKSTDYQNYFQGLWDCNGDQPDELSFKRGDAIYILSKCLSVLVALAVCAEDPSPSSPAAVTIKLVGF; encoded by the exons ATGAAGGCCATTCCGGAGGATTTAACCACGCTCGTCTCAG ATTTGGAGGCATTTCTGACAGAGGTTCTGAAAGGAGAAAATCTGAGCAAGAAGGCGAAGGAGAAAAGAGATACTTTTATAAAGAGGATAAAGGATGTCAAAGCCAG ttacCCTCAGGATTTCAAGGAAAAAC GAGATGAAGAGTGGGATGAGGTTGAGGAAGCAGACAGCAACAATGACGGCAGTTCGCTGCACTCTGAGCGCATGGATAGGGACGAGGAGCCGGCATACGATG GAGTTCAGCAGGCTCCTCCAGTAGCAGCTCAAGATCTTCAAGCTGTGTTCAAGAGTGGTTACCTGGAAAAACGGAGAAAAG ATCACAGCTTCTTTGGCACAGAGTGGCAAAAGAGATGGTGCGCTCTGAGCAACCACACATTCTATTATTATGGCAGTGAGAAAG ATAAACAGCAAAAGGGAGAGTTTAATATCAGTGGTTATGCTGTCAAAATTAACAACAGTTTGCGCAAAGATTCCAAGAAAGACTGCTGCTTTGAAATATCTGCTCCCGACAAACGTGTTTACCAG ttCTGTGCCTCCTCACAGAAAGAGGCAGAGGAATGGGTAGAGCAGATTAGCTTTGTGATAAAag ACATGGAAGGAATCATTCCtttggaggaggagcaggacaCCTACGATGACTGCGTACCTTTGAGTGCAGCATCCATACCTGCACCCATGCCTGCACCCATTGATGACGATATCTATGAGGAGCTTCCTG AGGAGGAGATGCCTCACACTAATAAACCAGCACCAGAACCGGTCAGCAAACCCCCTGTAGCACTTCCAGTGACAG cAGTAAATAAGAGCACAGACTACCAGAACTACTTCCAGGGTTTGTGGGACTGCAATGGAGACCAACCTGATGAACTGTCCTTCAAGAGAGGAGATGCCATCTACATCCTCAGCAAG tgtcTGTCGGTGCTTGTTGCTTTGGCTGTTTGTGCTGAAGACCCTTCCCCCTCTTCTCCAGCCGCAGTGACCATAAAGCTGGTTGGATTTTAG
- the cbx3b gene encoding chromobox protein homolog 3b isoform X3, protein MRKKQNVKNRKAEETTVVQEFAVEKIIRRRVNDGKVEYYLKWKGFTDAENTWEPEDNLDCPELIEEFLRNLAVSGETERKDNLPLDPVIQPKEEQTELDANIHRQQSEKEQTVCETGESTDHNTETTNDQPLIQEPECIIGSTDRQGELMFLIKWKDTDDVALLSAREASVRWPKMVIGFYEDKLSYHEEEEQ, encoded by the exons ATGAGGAAAAAGCAGAATGTGAAAAACAGGAAGGCAGAAGAGACTACAGTTGTGCAGGAGTTTGCTGTGGAAAAAATAATTCGTCGAAGAGTCAACGATGGAAAAGTGGAATACTATCTAAAGTGGAAAGGCTTCACAGA TGCTGAAAACACTTGGGAACCAGAGGACAATCTGGACTGTCCAGAGCTGATTGAAGAGTTTCTCAGAAACTTGGCTGTCTCaggtgagacagaaagaaaggacaaTCTCCCTCTGGATCCCGTTATTCAACCCAAAGAAGAACAAACAGAGCTGGATGCTAACATA CATCGGCAACAGTCTGAGAAAGAGCAGACAGTATGTGAGACTGGAGAATCTACAGATCACAACACTGAGACCACCAACGACCAACCTCTTATCCAAGAACCAGAATGCATCATTGGCTCCACCGACCGACAAGGAGAGCTCATGTTCCTCATCAAATG GAAAGACACAGATGATGTGGCACTACTGTCAGCCAGGGAGGCCAGTGTAAGATGGCCCAAGATGGTTATCGGTTTCTATGAGGATAAGCTTAGCTACCACGAGGAAGAGGAACAGTGA
- the snx10b gene encoding sorting nexin-10B, whose amino-acid sequence MQELISVWVRDPRIQKEDFWHAYLDYEICIHTNSLAFNKKNSCVRRRYSEFVWLRQKLQENALLAMNLPELPPKNPFFSLNNARQITARMEGLRHFLEEIMRNPVLLSDSCLHLFLQSQLSVRNIEACAEGRKNYTVTEAIQRSGAQAQRFGSEETSQEERESDSE is encoded by the exons ATGCAGGAGTTAATCAGTGTGTGGGTCCGGGATCCTCGCATTCAAAAGGAGGACTTCTGGCATGCATATCTGGATTATGAAATCTGCATACAT ACAAACAGTTTGGCCTTCAATAAGAAGAACTCTTGTGTGCGAAGGAGGTACAGTGAGTTTGTATGGTTGAGGCAGAAGCTGCAGGAGAATGCCTTGCTTGC AATGAATCTACCTGAGCTTCCCCCAAAGAACCCATTCTTCAGCCTCAACAATGCCAGACAGATCACTGCTCGCATGGAAGGACTAAGGCACTTCCTGGAAGA gaTCATGCGCAACCCAGTGTTGCTGTCTGATAGCTGTCTGCACCTCTTCCTGCAATCTCAGCTGAGTGTAAGGAATATTGAGGCCTGTGCTGAGGGCAGAAAAAACTACACTGTCACTGAGGCCATTCAGAGATCTGGTGCCCAGGCACAACGTTTTGGCTCTGAAGAAACCTCACAAGAGGAGAGAGAATCTGACTCTGAATGA
- the skap2 gene encoding src kinase-associated phosphoprotein 2 isoform X4, which translates to MDRDEEPAYDGVQQAPPVAAQDLQAVFKSGYLEKRRKDHSFFGTEWQKRWCALSNHTFYYYGSEKDKQQKGEFNISGYAVKINNSLRKDSKKDCCFEISAPDKRVYQFCASSQKEAEEWVEQISFVIKDMEGIIPLEEEQDTYDDCVPLSAASIPAPMPAPIDDDIYEELPEEEMPHTNKPAPEPVSKPPVALPVTAVNKSTDYQNYFQGLWDCNGDQPDELSFKRGDAIYILSKEYDTFGWWVGEMKGVIGIVPKSYLTELYIL; encoded by the exons ATGGATAGGGACGAGGAGCCGGCATACGATG GAGTTCAGCAGGCTCCTCCAGTAGCAGCTCAAGATCTTCAAGCTGTGTTCAAGAGTGGTTACCTGGAAAAACGGAGAAAAG ATCACAGCTTCTTTGGCACAGAGTGGCAAAAGAGATGGTGCGCTCTGAGCAACCACACATTCTATTATTATGGCAGTGAGAAAG ATAAACAGCAAAAGGGAGAGTTTAATATCAGTGGTTATGCTGTCAAAATTAACAACAGTTTGCGCAAAGATTCCAAGAAAGACTGCTGCTTTGAAATATCTGCTCCCGACAAACGTGTTTACCAG ttCTGTGCCTCCTCACAGAAAGAGGCAGAGGAATGGGTAGAGCAGATTAGCTTTGTGATAAAag ACATGGAAGGAATCATTCCtttggaggaggagcaggacaCCTACGATGACTGCGTACCTTTGAGTGCAGCATCCATACCTGCACCCATGCCTGCACCCATTGATGACGATATCTATGAGGAGCTTCCTG AGGAGGAGATGCCTCACACTAATAAACCAGCACCAGAACCGGTCAGCAAACCCCCTGTAGCACTTCCAGTGACAG cAGTAAATAAGAGCACAGACTACCAGAACTACTTCCAGGGTTTGTGGGACTGCAATGGAGACCAACCTGATGAACTGTCCTTCAAGAGAGGAGATGCCATCTACATCCTCAGCAAG GAGTATGATACTTTTGGCTGGTGGGTTGGGGAGATGAAAGGTGTCATTGGCATAGTGCCAAAAAGCTACTTGACAGAACTTTACATTCTGTAA
- the cbx3b gene encoding chromobox protein homolog 3b isoform X2: MRKKQNVKNRKAEETTVVQEFAVEKIIRRRVNDGKVEYYLKWKGFTDAENTWEPEDNLDCPELIEEFLRNLAVSGETERKDNLPLDPVIQPKEEQTELDANIQHRQQSEKEQTVCETGESTDHNTETTNDQPLIQEPECIIGSTDRQGELMFLIKWHDTDDVALLSAREASVRWPKMVIGFYEDKLSYHEEEEQ, translated from the exons ATGAGGAAAAAGCAGAATGTGAAAAACAGGAAGGCAGAAGAGACTACAGTTGTGCAGGAGTTTGCTGTGGAAAAAATAATTCGTCGAAGAGTCAACGATGGAAAAGTGGAATACTATCTAAAGTGGAAAGGCTTCACAGA TGCTGAAAACACTTGGGAACCAGAGGACAATCTGGACTGTCCAGAGCTGATTGAAGAGTTTCTCAGAAACTTGGCTGTCTCaggtgagacagaaagaaaggacaaTCTCCCTCTGGATCCCGTTATTCAACCCAAAGAAGAACAAACAGAGCTGGATGCTAACATA CAGCATCGGCAACAGTCTGAGAAAGAGCAGACAGTATGTGAGACTGGAGAATCTACAGATCACAACACTGAGACCACCAACGACCAACCTCTTATCCAAGAACCAGAATGCATCATTGGCTCCACCGACCGACAAGGAGAGCTCATGTTCCTCATCAAATGGCATG ACACAGATGATGTGGCACTACTGTCAGCCAGGGAGGCCAGTGTAAGATGGCCCAAGATGGTTATCGGTTTCTATGAGGATAAGCTTAGCTACCACGAGGAAGAGGAACAGTGA
- the skap2 gene encoding src kinase-associated phosphoprotein 2 isoform X3 → MKAIPEDLTTLVSDLEAFLTEVLKGENLSKKAKEKRDTFIKRIKDVKASYPQDFKEKRDEEWDEVEEADSNNDGSSLHSERMDRDEEPAYDGVQQAPPVAAQDLQAVFKSGYLEKRRKDHSFFGTEWQKRWCALSNHTFYYYGSEKDKQQKGEFNISGYAVKINNSLRKDSKKDCCFEISAPDKRVYQFCASSQKEAEEWVEQISFVIKDMEGIIPLEEEQDTYDDCVPLSAASIPAPMPAPIDDDIYEELPEEEMPHTNKPAPEPVSKPPVALPVTVNKSTDYQNYFQGLWDCNGDQPDELSFKRGDAIYILSKEYDTFGWWVGEMKGVIGIVPKSYLTELYIL, encoded by the exons ATGAAGGCCATTCCGGAGGATTTAACCACGCTCGTCTCAG ATTTGGAGGCATTTCTGACAGAGGTTCTGAAAGGAGAAAATCTGAGCAAGAAGGCGAAGGAGAAAAGAGATACTTTTATAAAGAGGATAAAGGATGTCAAAGCCAG ttacCCTCAGGATTTCAAGGAAAAAC GAGATGAAGAGTGGGATGAGGTTGAGGAAGCAGACAGCAACAATGACGGCAGTTCGCTGCACTCTGAGCGCATGGATAGGGACGAGGAGCCGGCATACGATG GAGTTCAGCAGGCTCCTCCAGTAGCAGCTCAAGATCTTCAAGCTGTGTTCAAGAGTGGTTACCTGGAAAAACGGAGAAAAG ATCACAGCTTCTTTGGCACAGAGTGGCAAAAGAGATGGTGCGCTCTGAGCAACCACACATTCTATTATTATGGCAGTGAGAAAG ATAAACAGCAAAAGGGAGAGTTTAATATCAGTGGTTATGCTGTCAAAATTAACAACAGTTTGCGCAAAGATTCCAAGAAAGACTGCTGCTTTGAAATATCTGCTCCCGACAAACGTGTTTACCAG ttCTGTGCCTCCTCACAGAAAGAGGCAGAGGAATGGGTAGAGCAGATTAGCTTTGTGATAAAag ACATGGAAGGAATCATTCCtttggaggaggagcaggacaCCTACGATGACTGCGTACCTTTGAGTGCAGCATCCATACCTGCACCCATGCCTGCACCCATTGATGACGATATCTATGAGGAGCTTCCTG AGGAGGAGATGCCTCACACTAATAAACCAGCACCAGAACCGGTCAGCAAACCCCCTGTAGCACTTCCAGTGACAG TAAATAAGAGCACAGACTACCAGAACTACTTCCAGGGTTTGTGGGACTGCAATGGAGACCAACCTGATGAACTGTCCTTCAAGAGAGGAGATGCCATCTACATCCTCAGCAAG GAGTATGATACTTTTGGCTGGTGGGTTGGGGAGATGAAAGGTGTCATTGGCATAGTGCCAAAAAGCTACTTGACAGAACTTTACATTCTGTAA